The following proteins come from a genomic window of Mycolicibacterium rufum:
- a CDS encoding NAD(P)H-dependent oxidoreductase has protein sequence MADSTVLVLVGSLRAASVNRQLADLAAETAPTGVTFERFDRLGELPFYNEDIDNDSVPEPVVALRDAAARADAALVVTPEYNGSIPGVLKNAIDWLSRPYGNGALKDKPLAVVGAALGQYGGVWAHDETRKSFGIAGPRVVEDLDLSLPTQSLDGKHPRESAEVAAKLRDIVGKLVAEIG, from the coding sequence GTGGCAGACAGCACGGTATTGGTTCTGGTGGGAAGTCTGCGGGCGGCGTCGGTGAACCGTCAGCTCGCCGACCTGGCGGCCGAGACGGCACCCACAGGGGTGACCTTCGAGCGCTTCGACCGGTTGGGCGAGCTGCCCTTCTACAACGAGGACATCGACAACGACTCGGTGCCCGAGCCGGTGGTGGCGCTGCGCGACGCCGCGGCGCGCGCCGACGCGGCGCTGGTGGTCACCCCGGAATACAACGGCAGCATCCCCGGCGTCCTGAAGAACGCGATCGACTGGCTGTCCCGGCCGTACGGCAACGGTGCGCTCAAGGACAAGCCGCTGGCGGTCGTCGGGGCCGCGCTGGGGCAGTACGGCGGCGTCTGGGCCCACGACGAGACCCGCAAGTCGTTCGGGATCGCCGGCCCCCGGGTGGTCGAGGACCTCGACCTCTCGCTGCCGACCCAGTCGCTCGACGGCAAGCATCCCCGTGAGAGCGCCGAGGTCGCGGCCAAACTGCGCGACATCGTCGGCAAGTTGGTCGCCGAGATCGGCTGA
- a CDS encoding TetR/AcrR family transcriptional regulator, whose translation MSVSDGLTTLSVSEPGPPERGDAARNRALLVDAARRLVSERGAESVTTDDIAAAAGVGKGTLFRRFGSRAGLMMVLLDEDEKALQQAFLFGPPPLGPGAAPADRLRAYGRERLAFVATHHALLSDVGRDPQMRFNPPMMLQHSHVRMLLEQAGTTGDLDAQTTALLALLDADYVHHETTDRGRTLGDLGDGWETLVGKLCGT comes from the coding sequence GTGAGCGTCTCCGACGGCCTGACGACGTTGTCCGTCAGCGAGCCCGGTCCCCCGGAGCGGGGCGACGCTGCGCGCAACCGCGCCCTGCTCGTCGACGCCGCGCGCCGGCTGGTCTCCGAACGCGGCGCCGAATCGGTCACCACCGACGACATCGCCGCTGCCGCGGGTGTCGGGAAGGGCACGCTGTTCCGCCGCTTCGGCAGCCGCGCCGGGCTGATGATGGTGCTGCTCGACGAGGACGAGAAGGCGCTGCAGCAGGCGTTCCTGTTCGGGCCACCGCCGCTGGGTCCCGGCGCCGCGCCGGCCGACCGGTTGCGCGCCTACGGCCGCGAACGACTCGCCTTCGTCGCCACCCATCACGCCCTGCTGTCCGACGTCGGCCGAGACCCGCAGATGCGGTTCAACCCTCCGATGATGCTGCAGCACAGCCACGTTCGGATGTTGCTGGAGCAGGCCGGCACCACCGGGGACCTGGACGCGCAGACCACGGCGCTGCTGGCCCTGCTCGACGCCGACTACGTGCACCACGAGACCACCGATCGCGGCCGCACGCTGGGCGATCTGGGCGACGGCTGGGAGACGCTGGTCGGCAAGCTCTGCGGGACATGA
- a CDS encoding DNA polymerase IV, which yields MSAPTQWILHVDLDQFLASVELQRRPDLIGMPVIVGGSGDPTEARKVVTCASYEARAFGVHAGMPLRVAARRCPDATFLPSDPDAYDAASERVMQALRDLGHPVEVWGWDEAYVGAGPDTDPFALARRIQDTVATQTGLTCSVGISDNKQRAKVATGFGKPAGIAALSDDNWMTTMGDRPVDALWGVGPKTAKKLTAMGISTVADLAATDASVLTAAFGPTTGLWILLLAKGGGDTTVSAAPWVPRSRSHVVTFPEDLTDRADMAAAVTDLAQRTLTEIVAEQRVVSRVAVTVRTATFFTRTKIRTLPAPGTDAEVVVRTALDLLGDFDLTRPVRLLGVRLDLAMTERPVAAVGTEG from the coding sequence ATGAGCGCGCCGACGCAGTGGATCCTGCACGTCGATCTCGACCAGTTCCTCGCGTCGGTCGAACTGCAGCGCAGGCCGGACCTGATCGGCATGCCCGTGATCGTCGGCGGCAGCGGTGACCCCACCGAAGCCCGCAAGGTCGTCACGTGCGCGTCGTATGAGGCCCGCGCCTTCGGTGTGCATGCGGGGATGCCGCTGCGGGTCGCGGCGCGGCGGTGCCCGGACGCCACCTTCCTGCCCTCGGACCCCGACGCCTATGACGCCGCCTCCGAGCGGGTCATGCAGGCGCTGCGTGACCTCGGGCATCCCGTCGAGGTGTGGGGCTGGGACGAGGCGTACGTGGGAGCCGGACCGGACACCGATCCCTTCGCGCTGGCGCGCCGCATCCAGGACACCGTGGCCACGCAGACGGGGCTGACCTGCTCGGTCGGCATCAGCGACAACAAGCAGCGGGCCAAGGTCGCGACGGGCTTCGGCAAGCCGGCCGGCATCGCGGCGCTGTCCGACGACAACTGGATGACCACGATGGGCGACCGGCCCGTCGACGCGCTGTGGGGAGTCGGCCCCAAGACCGCGAAGAAACTCACCGCAATGGGCATCTCGACCGTCGCCGACCTCGCGGCCACCGACGCATCGGTGCTCACCGCCGCGTTCGGCCCCACCACCGGGCTGTGGATCCTGTTGTTGGCCAAGGGCGGCGGTGACACCACGGTCAGCGCGGCGCCCTGGGTCCCCCGGTCGCGCAGCCACGTCGTCACCTTCCCCGAGGACCTGACCGATCGGGCGGACATGGCGGCCGCGGTCACCGATCTCGCGCAGCGCACGCTCACAGAGATCGTCGCGGAGCAGCGCGTGGTGTCCCGGGTGGCGGTGACGGTGCGCACCGCGACCTTCTTCACCCGCACCAAGATCCGCACACTGCCCGCACCCGGCACCGATGCCGAGGTCGTCGTGCGGACCGCGCTCGATCTGCTCGGCGACTTCGATCTGACGCGACCGGTGCGCCTGCTGGGCGTCCGGCTGGATCTCGCGATGACCGAGCGTCCCGTGGCCGCTGTCGGCACCGAGGGCTAG
- a CDS encoding AAA family ATPase, translating to MLQTVAVRGYRSLRDLVLPLRRLTVVTGANGTGKSSLYRALRLLADCGRGEVIGSFAREGGVESALWAGPEQLGGARRTGTAQGGPRTRPVSIELGYAADDFGYLVDFGLPQATETAFARDPEVKRELIFAGPVARPTTTLVRRVRGLVEVASDGSRGFDELSRNLPAHRSVLADWAGAAPELVMVRERLRDWRFYDGFRADAHAPARQPHVGTRTPVLADDGADLAAAVQTILETGTEDLHRAVAAAFDGASISVSVTDGLFDLNLHQRGMLRPLRSAEISDGTLRFLLWTAALLSPQPPSLMVLNEPETSLHPDLVPPLADLITAAATVTQVVVVTHSTVLRERLGATPMGTDGEAWEIELVKDWGETRVSGQDLLTTPPWDWGKR from the coding sequence ATGCTGCAGACAGTCGCGGTGCGCGGGTACCGCTCGCTCCGGGATCTCGTGCTGCCCCTGCGCCGGCTGACCGTCGTCACCGGGGCCAACGGCACCGGCAAGTCGTCCCTGTATCGGGCGCTGCGCCTGCTGGCCGACTGCGGCCGCGGTGAGGTCATCGGGTCGTTCGCCCGCGAGGGCGGTGTCGAATCCGCGCTGTGGGCAGGCCCCGAGCAGCTCGGTGGCGCGCGCCGCACCGGGACCGCCCAGGGCGGACCCCGAACCCGTCCGGTCTCCATCGAATTAGGTTACGCAGCAGACGATTTCGGGTACCTGGTGGATTTCGGGCTACCTCAGGCCACGGAGACCGCGTTCGCGCGCGACCCCGAGGTCAAACGGGAACTGATCTTCGCCGGGCCGGTGGCCCGTCCGACCACCACCCTGGTGCGCCGGGTGCGCGGGCTGGTCGAGGTGGCCTCCGACGGCAGCCGGGGGTTCGACGAGCTGTCGCGCAACCTGCCCGCTCACCGCAGTGTGCTGGCCGACTGGGCCGGAGCCGCACCGGAATTGGTGATGGTCCGGGAACGGCTGCGGGACTGGCGCTTCTACGACGGATTCCGCGCCGACGCCCACGCTCCGGCGCGGCAGCCGCACGTCGGCACCCGGACACCGGTGCTCGCCGACGACGGCGCCGATCTCGCCGCCGCGGTCCAGACGATCCTGGAGACCGGCACCGAGGATCTGCACCGCGCGGTGGCGGCGGCGTTCGACGGAGCCTCGATCTCGGTGTCGGTCACCGACGGCCTGTTCGATCTGAACCTGCACCAGCGCGGCATGCTCCGGCCGCTGCGCAGCGCCGAGATCTCCGATGGCACCTTGCGTTTCCTGCTCTGGACGGCCGCGCTGCTGAGCCCGCAGCCGCCGTCGCTGATGGTGCTCAACGAACCGGAGACGTCGCTGCACCCCGACCTGGTGCCCCCGCTGGCCGATCTGATCACCGCGGCCGCCACCGTGACGCAGGTCGTGGTGGTCACCCATTCGACGGTGCTGCGGGAGCGGCTCGGCGCAACACCGATGGGCACCGACGGCGAGGCGTGGGAGATCGAACTCGTCAAGGACTGGGGCGAGACCCGGGTGAGCGGCCAGGACCTGCTGACCACTCCGCCGTGGGACTGGGGAAAGCGGTGA
- a CDS encoding SDR family oxidoreductase, producing MGSSDGCGAYFTGKRCFLTGAASGIGRATALKLAAQGAELYLTDRDAAGLSATVSDARAVGGVVAAHRTLDITDYDAVAGFAADIHTRHGSMDVVMNIAGISTWGTVDQLTHQHWKSMIDVNLMGPIHVIETFLPPMVAAGRGGHLVNVSSAAGLVALPWHAAYSASKYGLRGLSEVLRFDLARHDIGVSVVVPGAVKTPLVQSVHIAGVDREDPRVQWWTDRFGGHAVSPETAADKILRGVVRNRFLVYTSADIRALYFAKRTFWRPYAMAMERVNVVFTRALRPHPRRR from the coding sequence ATGGGTTCGAGCGACGGGTGCGGTGCCTATTTCACGGGCAAGCGGTGCTTCCTCACCGGCGCGGCCAGCGGTATCGGTCGCGCGACCGCGCTGAAGCTGGCAGCCCAGGGCGCCGAGCTGTACCTGACCGACCGGGACGCCGCGGGGCTGTCGGCGACGGTGTCGGACGCCCGCGCGGTGGGGGGCGTCGTCGCGGCGCACCGGACGCTGGACATCACGGACTACGACGCGGTCGCCGGATTCGCCGCCGACATCCACACCCGGCACGGGTCGATGGACGTGGTCATGAACATCGCAGGCATCTCCACGTGGGGCACCGTCGATCAGCTCACCCATCAGCACTGGAAGTCGATGATCGACGTCAACCTGATGGGACCGATCCACGTCATCGAGACGTTCCTGCCGCCGATGGTGGCCGCCGGGCGCGGCGGGCATCTGGTCAACGTGTCGTCGGCGGCCGGCCTGGTGGCGCTGCCCTGGCATGCCGCGTACTCGGCGAGCAAGTACGGCCTGCGTGGCCTGTCCGAGGTGCTGCGTTTCGACTTGGCGCGCCATGACATCGGTGTCTCGGTGGTGGTGCCTGGTGCGGTGAAAACCCCTCTGGTGCAATCGGTTCACATCGCCGGCGTGGATCGCGAGGATCCACGTGTGCAGTGGTGGACGGATCGCTTCGGCGGGCACGCGGTGTCCCCGGAGACTGCCGCGGACAAGATCCTGCGCGGCGTGGTGCGTAACAGGTTCCTGGTGTACACCTCCGCGGACATCCGTGCGCTCTACTTCGCCAAGCGCACGTTCTGGCGGCCGTACGCGATGGCGATGGAGCGGGTCAACGTCGTGTTCACACGTGCGCTGCGGCCGCATCCGCGGCGGCGCTGA
- a CDS encoding TetR/AcrR family transcriptional regulator, with protein MTADAATTDPRRSRGDRQRDAIITAVRDLLQERSFADLSVSTISERAGVARSGFYFYFDSKYAVLAVIVAEAMAELDQLTHDFAPREAGESPSAFAARMVGYAAAVFASNDPIMGACNLARSTDAQIREIMDDFQDTVVNKIVGLVGQDEGARPISDDLPALVRSLTAVTSMTLARDSAFVGRGVDPARATEIAERLWLYGLWGGADLRGE; from the coding sequence ATGACCGCCGATGCCGCCACCACCGATCCCCGGCGCAGCCGCGGCGATCGGCAGCGCGACGCCATCATCACCGCGGTGCGCGATCTGCTGCAGGAACGTTCCTTCGCCGACCTGTCGGTGAGCACGATCAGCGAGCGCGCGGGGGTGGCGCGATCGGGCTTCTACTTCTACTTCGACTCGAAGTACGCGGTGCTCGCGGTGATCGTCGCCGAGGCGATGGCCGAACTCGATCAGCTGACCCACGATTTCGCGCCGCGGGAGGCGGGGGAGTCGCCCTCGGCCTTCGCCGCCCGGATGGTCGGCTACGCCGCCGCGGTGTTCGCCTCCAACGATCCGATCATGGGTGCCTGCAACCTGGCGCGCAGCACCGACGCCCAGATCCGCGAGATCATGGACGACTTCCAGGACACCGTCGTCAACAAGATCGTCGGACTGGTGGGCCAGGACGAGGGGGCGCGACCGATCTCCGATGACCTGCCGGCCCTGGTCCGCAGCCTGACCGCGGTCACGTCGATGACGCTGGCCCGCGACAGCGCGTTCGTCGGCCGCGGGGTCGACCCGGCCCGGGCCACCGAGATCGCCGAGCGACTGTGGCTCTACGGACTCTGGGGCGGCGCCGACCTGCGCGGTGAGTGA
- a CDS encoding cytochrome P450, whose translation MPTISATDYWLDQAKRRLKPTPVTIPGMGVVEKRLKNTDWDQFVFAEPPAGSGLKAIKGDAGLPVIGHMIETFRGGPDFILEQYRKHGPIYYSQSPALSAVMALGPDATQAVFTNRNKDFSQRAWDPIIGPFFDGGLMLLDFDEHLFHRRIMQEAFTRTRLSGYVPHVDSVATRVLANDWVPNDPRFLFYPAIKELTLDIASEVFMGHPAGTDRELVTTINQAFTTTTRAGNAIVRKPVPPLTWWRGIKARETLEQYFSSRIGEKRRSESTDMFSVLCHSADEEGRSFTDDQIVSHMIFLMMAAHDTSTSTMTTMAYHLAANPQWQDRLREESERIGDGPLDIEALEKLETYDLVVNESLRMMTPLPFNFRQTVRDTELLGYYIPADTAVVTWPSINHRLPELWTDPDKFDPERFAEPRNEHKKHRYAFAPFGGGAHKCIGMVFGQLEIKTVMHRLLRRYRLELPKPGYTPRYDYGGMPVPLDGMPIVLRPLR comes from the coding sequence ATGCCGACGATCAGTGCTACCGACTATTGGCTTGACCAGGCCAAACGCCGTCTGAAGCCGACACCGGTGACCATTCCCGGCATGGGGGTCGTGGAGAAGCGCCTGAAGAACACCGACTGGGATCAGTTCGTGTTCGCCGAGCCGCCGGCAGGCAGCGGACTCAAGGCGATCAAGGGTGACGCCGGACTGCCGGTGATCGGGCACATGATCGAGACCTTCCGCGGGGGCCCCGACTTCATCCTCGAGCAGTACCGCAAGCACGGCCCCATCTACTACTCGCAGTCGCCGGCGCTCTCAGCGGTGATGGCGCTGGGCCCCGACGCCACCCAGGCGGTGTTCACGAACCGCAACAAGGACTTCTCGCAGCGCGCCTGGGATCCGATCATCGGGCCGTTCTTCGACGGCGGCCTGATGCTGCTCGATTTCGACGAGCACCTTTTCCACCGCCGCATCATGCAGGAGGCGTTCACGCGCACCCGGCTGTCGGGCTACGTGCCGCACGTCGACTCGGTGGCCACCAGGGTGCTCGCCAACGACTGGGTGCCCAACGATCCGCGGTTCCTCTTCTATCCCGCGATCAAGGAGCTGACCCTCGACATCGCCTCCGAGGTGTTCATGGGACACCCGGCGGGCACCGACCGCGAATTGGTCACCACCATCAACCAGGCGTTCACCACGACGACACGGGCGGGCAACGCCATCGTCCGCAAGCCGGTGCCCCCGCTGACGTGGTGGCGCGGCATCAAGGCCCGCGAGACGCTGGAGCAGTACTTCTCCAGCCGGATCGGTGAGAAGCGCCGCTCGGAAAGCACCGACATGTTCAGCGTGCTGTGCCACTCGGCCGACGAAGAGGGTCGCAGCTTCACCGACGACCAGATCGTCAGCCACATGATCTTCCTGATGATGGCCGCGCACGACACGTCGACCTCCACGATGACGACGATGGCCTACCACCTCGCGGCGAATCCGCAGTGGCAGGACCGGTTGCGCGAGGAGTCGGAGCGGATCGGCGACGGGCCGCTGGACATCGAGGCCCTGGAGAAACTCGAGACCTACGACCTCGTGGTGAACGAGTCGCTGCGGATGATGACCCCGCTGCCCTTCAACTTCCGCCAGACCGTGCGGGACACCGAGCTGCTGGGCTACTACATCCCCGCGGACACGGCGGTGGTGACCTGGCCGTCGATCAACCACCGGCTGCCCGAGCTGTGGACCGATCCGGACAAGTTCGATCCGGAGCGCTTCGCCGAGCCCCGCAACGAACACAAGAAGCACCGCTACGCGTTCGCCCCGTTCGGCGGCGGGGCGCACAAGTGCATCGGCATGGTGTTCGGCCAACTCGAGATCAAAACCGTCATGCACCGGCTGCTGCGCCGCTACCGGCTCGAGCTGCCCAAGCCCGGCTACACCCCGCGGTACGACTACGGCGGGATGCCGGTGCCGCTGGACGGGATGCCGATCGTCCTGCGCCCCTTGCGCTGA
- a CDS encoding homocitrate synthase, with the protein MTSSIAPASPSSFAACVDGRVPRPLREDAETKTFAAFVGEYALPSGPVRLGQWSCVDDERPSSRLGPQARAYRATLALGDRIGTAHAAACGPVAALTAMLHDRGVGVEVTAFHQLRAGAQVATFVRGSGAGRAEWALGWSDDPVQSALRAVVACANRLLA; encoded by the coding sequence ATGACTTCCTCGATCGCCCCCGCATCCCCGTCCTCGTTCGCCGCGTGCGTGGACGGCCGCGTGCCCCGACCGCTGCGCGAGGACGCCGAGACGAAGACGTTCGCCGCGTTCGTCGGCGAATACGCGCTTCCCAGTGGACCCGTGCGCCTGGGGCAGTGGTCGTGCGTCGACGACGAGCGGCCCTCGAGCCGACTGGGTCCGCAGGCCCGTGCCTACCGGGCGACGCTGGCGCTGGGGGACCGCATCGGCACCGCCCACGCCGCGGCGTGCGGTCCGGTGGCGGCGCTGACCGCGATGCTGCACGACCGCGGGGTGGGCGTCGAGGTGACGGCCTTCCACCAGCTGCGCGCCGGCGCGCAGGTCGCGACGTTCGTCCGCGGCAGCGGCGCCGGGCGTGCCGAGTGGGCGCTGGGGTGGTCGGACGACCCCGTCCAATCGGCGCTGCGGGCGGTGGTCGCCTGCGCCAACCGGCTGCTGGCCTGA